The following coding sequences lie in one Negativicoccus succinicivorans genomic window:
- the pcrA gene encoding DNA helicase PcrA, producing MTDYFTSLNDKQREGVQTIQGPVLILAGAGSGKTKALTSRIAYMLEQGISPQEILAITFTNKAAKEMKERVKKLVGASADHMWISTFHSFGARFLRREIDVIPPYTRQFTIYDAQDSQQVVKGILKEMNLDDKQFASNALQARISNAKNNLQNARAAQEAADDFFAEKAAEVYARYEAILQANNALDFDDLLLLPAVILQRHADVRKAYQNRFRYILIDEYQDTNHAQYVLTQMLVGPEQNLCVVGDVDQSIYSWRGADVQNIIDFQRDYPRAKVLKLEQNYRSTQTILNAANHVIENNEHRPSKNLWTDQANGEPIYYYEAVSETDEAQFCAGEMQRLVSETPAKYGDMAVLYRTNAQSRAMEEALVRRGIAYTIVGGTRFYDRQEIKDVLAYLKVLQNPRDDVSVERIINVPKRGIGTTTVSRVKDAARLQGVSLFEMIMAADGIESLNAGTRKKLNAFSVLMLELMNTATTENVTDLLEAVLAHTELITSLLNDTDPRAQSRVENIGELVSVAKTYEDETEEPTLQGFLEQVALVNDVDTFEESREKVTLMTLHSAKGLEFPIVFLIGMDEGLFPHARTLFAPDELEEERRLCYVGITRAEKILYLTHASSRTVFGSTNPYLVSRFVGEIPEDLVEKKENKNRIRWGQADRAKRTGQRVVSNASVGVTAPKGKVNARYDWRVGDRARHTKWGLGTVVEVRGEGERMQLKLEFPGRQVRLVMVKFAPLTKE from the coding sequence ATGACAGATTACTTTACTTCATTGAACGACAAGCAGCGCGAAGGCGTGCAAACGATTCAAGGCCCGGTTCTGATCTTGGCGGGCGCCGGTTCGGGCAAAACCAAAGCCTTAACCAGTCGCATTGCGTACATGCTGGAGCAGGGGATTTCGCCGCAGGAAATTTTGGCGATTACCTTTACCAATAAAGCGGCGAAGGAAATGAAAGAGCGTGTGAAAAAATTAGTGGGAGCGTCAGCGGATCATATGTGGATCAGCACTTTCCACTCGTTTGGCGCGCGCTTTTTACGGCGCGAAATCGATGTCATACCGCCGTATACTCGCCAATTCACGATCTATGATGCGCAAGACAGCCAACAGGTCGTCAAAGGCATTTTAAAAGAGATGAACCTCGACGATAAGCAGTTTGCGTCCAATGCGCTACAAGCGCGCATTTCCAATGCGAAAAATAATTTGCAAAACGCGCGTGCGGCGCAAGAGGCGGCGGACGATTTCTTTGCGGAAAAAGCCGCTGAAGTTTACGCTCGCTATGAAGCGATATTGCAAGCCAACAATGCGTTGGATTTCGATGATCTGTTGCTGCTGCCGGCGGTTATTTTGCAACGTCATGCGGATGTGCGCAAGGCGTATCAGAACCGCTTTCGTTATATTTTGATCGATGAGTATCAGGATACCAACCACGCGCAATACGTTCTGACTCAAATGCTGGTCGGTCCCGAGCAAAATCTTTGCGTGGTCGGCGATGTGGACCAGAGTATTTACTCATGGCGCGGCGCCGATGTGCAGAATATTATTGATTTTCAGAGAGATTATCCGCGGGCGAAAGTGTTGAAGCTTGAGCAGAATTATCGCTCGACGCAGACGATTTTGAATGCGGCTAATCATGTCATTGAAAATAATGAGCACCGCCCCAGCAAAAATCTTTGGACGGATCAGGCGAATGGCGAGCCGATTTACTACTACGAAGCGGTTTCCGAAACGGACGAAGCGCAGTTTTGCGCCGGTGAAATGCAGCGTCTGGTGAGTGAAACTCCCGCGAAATACGGCGATATGGCGGTGTTGTACCGCACCAATGCGCAGTCGCGCGCTATGGAAGAAGCATTGGTACGACGCGGTATCGCCTATACCATTGTCGGCGGGACACGCTTTTACGATCGCCAGGAAATCAAAGATGTGTTGGCGTATTTAAAAGTGTTGCAAAATCCGCGCGACGATGTCAGCGTGGAACGCATTATCAATGTTCCCAAGCGCGGTATCGGCACCACTACGGTAAGCCGCGTTAAGGACGCCGCGCGGTTACAGGGCGTGTCATTGTTTGAAATGATTATGGCCGCGGACGGAATTGAGTCATTAAATGCCGGTACACGCAAAAAGCTGAACGCTTTCAGTGTTTTGATGTTGGAATTGATGAATACGGCGACGACCGAAAACGTTACCGACTTATTGGAAGCGGTGTTGGCGCATACCGAATTGATTACCAGTCTGTTGAATGATACGGATCCGCGAGCGCAAAGCCGCGTCGAGAACATCGGCGAATTGGTGTCCGTTGCCAAAACCTACGAAGATGAAACGGAAGAGCCCACGTTGCAAGGCTTTTTGGAACAGGTCGCGCTGGTAAATGACGTCGATACATTTGAAGAAAGTCGCGAAAAGGTTACCTTGATGACGTTGCACAGCGCCAAAGGTTTGGAATTTCCCATCGTCTTTTTGATCGGTATGGATGAAGGACTTTTCCCGCATGCGCGGACGCTTTTCGCGCCGGATGAACTGGAAGAAGAGCGGCGCTTATGCTACGTCGGGATCACGCGTGCGGAAAAAATTTTATATTTGACGCACGCCAGCTCTCGTACCGTGTTCGGCAGCACCAATCCGTACTTGGTGAGTCGTTTTGTCGGTGAAATCCCTGAAGATCTGGTGGAAAAGAAAGAAAATAAAAACCGTATCCGTTGGGGGCAGGCCGACCGGGCGAAACGAACCGGCCAACGTGTAGTCAGCAATGCTTCTGTCGGTGTCACCGCGCCGAAAGGCAAGGTTAACGCCCGCTATGACTGGCGGGTCGGCGATCGGGCGCGCCACACGAAGTGGGGGCTCGGTACGGTGGTGGAAGTGCGCGGTGAAGGCGAACGCATGCAATTAAAGTTAGAATTTCCGGGCCGGCAGGTGCGCCTGGTAATGGTAAAATTCGCGCCTTTAACAAAGGAGTAA
- a CDS encoding manganese-dependent inorganic pyrophosphatase: MAEMILVSGHKSPDTDTICSALVCAHWLRAQGKEAKAIRAGEINKETVFALDYFGSEAPELLTRVEAGQPMYLVDHNESKQAVDGMTDADVQGLIDHHRLGDFTTDQPILIRIEPVGCTGTILYSLYQQCGIEIPRQMAGLMLSAIISDTLLFRSPTCTERDRKAVQELAQIADVDYEKYGMDMLKAGADLSDKTAAELVLTDKKEFDGKKGTFSIAQLSVMDTQPILAQRDEFLRLLEEDRAAHNYEASFLMVTDILEESTDLLYTSQVETAIEAAFQVKGNAQTLHLPGVMSRKKQVAPPLLGAL, translated from the coding sequence ATGGCAGAAATGATTTTAGTGTCGGGGCATAAGAGTCCGGATACGGATACGATCTGTTCCGCATTGGTTTGCGCGCACTGGTTACGGGCGCAGGGGAAAGAAGCTAAAGCGATTCGCGCCGGCGAAATCAATAAAGAAACGGTATTTGCATTGGACTACTTCGGCAGCGAAGCGCCGGAGCTGTTGACGCGGGTAGAAGCCGGTCAGCCGATGTATTTAGTCGATCACAATGAAAGCAAACAAGCCGTAGACGGGATGACTGACGCGGATGTACAGGGATTGATTGACCACCATCGCCTCGGCGATTTCACGACGGATCAGCCGATTTTGATACGCATTGAACCGGTCGGTTGCACGGGAACGATTTTATATTCGCTCTATCAGCAGTGCGGTATTGAAATTCCGCGGCAAATGGCGGGTCTGATGCTGTCGGCGATTATTTCCGATACCCTGTTGTTCCGTTCGCCGACGTGCACGGAACGGGACCGCAAAGCCGTGCAAGAATTGGCGCAAATCGCCGACGTCGATTATGAAAAATACGGTATGGACATGCTCAAAGCCGGTGCCGATCTTTCCGACAAAACGGCAGCGGAATTGGTCCTGACCGATAAAAAAGAATTTGACGGCAAAAAAGGAACATTCAGTATTGCCCAGCTTTCCGTCATGGATACGCAACCGATTTTGGCGCAACGCGATGAGTTTTTACGCTTGCTGGAAGAAGATCGCGCCGCCCATAATTATGAGGCATCCTTTTTGATGGTCACGGATATTTTAGAGGAATCGACGGATCTGCTGTACACCAGTCAGGTGGAAACCGCGATCGAAGCGGCGTTTCAGGTCAAAGGCAACGCGCAAACATTGCATTTGCCGGGCGTGATGTCGCGTAAAAAACAGGTCGCTCCGCCACTGCTGGGGGCATTATAA